The following are encoded in a window of Labrus bergylta chromosome 16, fLabBer1.1, whole genome shotgun sequence genomic DNA:
- the LOC110005352 gene encoding uncharacterized protein isoform X1: MSILCFITERCVSAMKSIQQRHLCLTLVCFFLISSLPAAGSSIRLTGSGSTHCSGRVEILHSGYWGTVCDDKWDLSEADAVCRQLNCGTALSAPHEAFFGEGTGQILLDEVDCSGRETSLIECLAREMGRHDCNHNEDAGVICSESLTKPTISMNPVGELNLDQSVNITCSISTQIYDGTFYLRKIPGHSKMTERPNTNSVTFNIHRMSFDDEGLYACQFKKSVSGQVLTVRLQQPSISLTSPNTGLVWSPEGAEVTRGYRFIFICSINSSYSEGQFFLISSDSTIVATKPAINHSASFDFPVAEYKHQGNYSCVYEVELSTRRFNSTETGAIRVVIKLPLYNVPLVSSVTAGILLLLFVVLLVICLLCKRGRKAKQPGTLVQTQLAARVGSCHEDDREDYVNVCSVDTEKNLKEETVRVEEENIYEEPERYKGHDCDEVAPDSILRKTNDVFFRQEREERQEETSEVEDYYDSVIQPFNEPTLDIYEKQEDIYLDL, translated from the exons ATGagtattctgtgttttattacagAGCGTTGTGTGTCAGCCATGAAGAGCATACAACAGAGACACCTTTGCTTGACCCTGG TTTGTTTCTTCTTGATTTCTTCTTTGCCTGCTGCAG GTTCTTCAATCAGATTAACTGGGTCTGGGTCTACTCATTGCTCTGGAAGAGTTGAAATCTTGCACAGTGGTTATTGGGGAACAGTGTGTGATGATAAGTGGGATTTAAGTGAAGCTGATGCGGTGTGCAGACAGCTGAACTGTGGGACAGCACTGAGTGCTCCCCATGAGGCCTTTTTTGGTGAAGGAACTGGTCAAATTTTGCTTGATGAGGTGGACTGTTCAGGAAGGGAAACTTCTCTTATCGAGTGTCTGGCCAGAGAAATGGGAAGACACGACTGTAATCACAATGAGGACGCTGGTGTGATCTGTTCTG aaagCCTCACAAAGCCAACCATCTCCATGAATCCTGTTGGGGAGCTAAACTTGGATCAGAGTGTCAACATCACTTGTTCAATCTCGACTCAGATTTATGATGGAACGTTTTACTTGAGGAAGATCCCAGGTCATTCCAAAATGACCGAACGGCCAAATACAAATTCTGTCACCTTCAATATCCATAGAATGAGCTTCGATGATGAGGGATTGTACGCGTGTCAGTTCAAGAAAAGTGTCTCCGGTCAAGTCTTGACTG TGAGACTGCAACAGCCGAGTATCTCTCTCACATCTCCTAACACAGGGCTGGTCTGGAGTCCTGAAGGTGCAGAGGTCACCAGGGGTTACAGATTTATCTTCATCTGCTCCATTAACAGCAGCTACTCTGAGGGCCAATTCTTTCTCATCTCCTCTGACTCAACCATCGTTGCCACCAAGCCTGCAATCAACCACTCGGCCTCCTTTGACTTCCCTGTAGCTGAGTATAAACACCAGGGCAACTACAGCTGTGTGTATGAGGTCGAACTGTCTACAAGGAGATTTAATTCTACTGAAACAGGAGCAATCAGGGTTGTTATTAAAT TGCCTCTCTATAATGTGCCTCTGGTGTCCTCAGTAACTGCTGggatcctcctgctgctgtttgtagTGCTTTTGGTGATCTGTCTGCTCTGCAAAAGAGGACGAAAAGCCAAGCAGCCAGGAACCCTGGTCCAAACTCAAT TGGCTGCCAGAGTGGGGAGTTGTCATGAAGATGATAGAGAGGACTATGTGAATGTTTGTTCAGTTGACACCGAGAAGAATCTGAAAGAGGAAACGGTGAGAGTGGAAGAAGAGAATATATATGAGGAGCCAGAGAGATACAAGGGCCATGATTGTGATGAAGTGGCCCCAGATTCAATCTTGAGAAAGACCAACGATGTCTTTTTCAGACAAGAAAGAGAAGAACGACAAGAAGAAACCAGTGAAGTTGAAGATTACTATGACAGTGTAATCCAGCCATTTAATGAACCAACTTTAGACATCTATGAAAAACAGGAGGATATTTATCTAGACCTTTAG
- the LOC110005352 gene encoding uncharacterized protein isoform X2, protein MKSIQQRHLCLTLVCFFLISSLPAAGSSIRLTGSGSTHCSGRVEILHSGYWGTVCDDKWDLSEADAVCRQLNCGTALSAPHEAFFGEGTGQILLDEVDCSGRETSLIECLAREMGRHDCNHNEDAGVICSESLTKPTISMNPVGELNLDQSVNITCSISTQIYDGTFYLRKIPGHSKMTERPNTNSVTFNIHRMSFDDEGLYACQFKKSVSGQVLTVRLQQPSISLTSPNTGLVWSPEGAEVTRGYRFIFICSINSSYSEGQFFLISSDSTIVATKPAINHSASFDFPVAEYKHQGNYSCVYEVELSTRRFNSTETGAIRVVIKLPLYNVPLVSSVTAGILLLLFVVLLVICLLCKRGRKAKQPGTLVQTQLAARVGSCHEDDREDYVNVCSVDTEKNLKEETVRVEEENIYEEPERYKGHDCDEVAPDSILRKTNDVFFRQEREERQEETSEVEDYYDSVIQPFNEPTLDIYEKQEDIYLDL, encoded by the exons ATGAAGAGCATACAACAGAGACACCTTTGCTTGACCCTGG TTTGTTTCTTCTTGATTTCTTCTTTGCCTGCTGCAG GTTCTTCAATCAGATTAACTGGGTCTGGGTCTACTCATTGCTCTGGAAGAGTTGAAATCTTGCACAGTGGTTATTGGGGAACAGTGTGTGATGATAAGTGGGATTTAAGTGAAGCTGATGCGGTGTGCAGACAGCTGAACTGTGGGACAGCACTGAGTGCTCCCCATGAGGCCTTTTTTGGTGAAGGAACTGGTCAAATTTTGCTTGATGAGGTGGACTGTTCAGGAAGGGAAACTTCTCTTATCGAGTGTCTGGCCAGAGAAATGGGAAGACACGACTGTAATCACAATGAGGACGCTGGTGTGATCTGTTCTG aaagCCTCACAAAGCCAACCATCTCCATGAATCCTGTTGGGGAGCTAAACTTGGATCAGAGTGTCAACATCACTTGTTCAATCTCGACTCAGATTTATGATGGAACGTTTTACTTGAGGAAGATCCCAGGTCATTCCAAAATGACCGAACGGCCAAATACAAATTCTGTCACCTTCAATATCCATAGAATGAGCTTCGATGATGAGGGATTGTACGCGTGTCAGTTCAAGAAAAGTGTCTCCGGTCAAGTCTTGACTG TGAGACTGCAACAGCCGAGTATCTCTCTCACATCTCCTAACACAGGGCTGGTCTGGAGTCCTGAAGGTGCAGAGGTCACCAGGGGTTACAGATTTATCTTCATCTGCTCCATTAACAGCAGCTACTCTGAGGGCCAATTCTTTCTCATCTCCTCTGACTCAACCATCGTTGCCACCAAGCCTGCAATCAACCACTCGGCCTCCTTTGACTTCCCTGTAGCTGAGTATAAACACCAGGGCAACTACAGCTGTGTGTATGAGGTCGAACTGTCTACAAGGAGATTTAATTCTACTGAAACAGGAGCAATCAGGGTTGTTATTAAAT TGCCTCTCTATAATGTGCCTCTGGTGTCCTCAGTAACTGCTGggatcctcctgctgctgtttgtagTGCTTTTGGTGATCTGTCTGCTCTGCAAAAGAGGACGAAAAGCCAAGCAGCCAGGAACCCTGGTCCAAACTCAAT TGGCTGCCAGAGTGGGGAGTTGTCATGAAGATGATAGAGAGGACTATGTGAATGTTTGTTCAGTTGACACCGAGAAGAATCTGAAAGAGGAAACGGTGAGAGTGGAAGAAGAGAATATATATGAGGAGCCAGAGAGATACAAGGGCCATGATTGTGATGAAGTGGCCCCAGATTCAATCTTGAGAAAGACCAACGATGTCTTTTTCAGACAAGAAAGAGAAGAACGACAAGAAGAAACCAGTGAAGTTGAAGATTACTATGACAGTGTAATCCAGCCATTTAATGAACCAACTTTAGACATCTATGAAAAACAGGAGGATATTTATCTAGACCTTTAG
- the LOC110005352 gene encoding uncharacterized protein isoform X3: MGRHDCNHNEDAGVICSESLTKPTISMNPVGELNLDQSVNITCSISTQIYDGTFYLRKIPGHSKMTERPNTNSVTFNIHRMSFDDEGLYACQFKKSVSGQVLTVRLQQPSISLTSPNTGLVWSPEGAEVTRGYRFIFICSINSSYSEGQFFLISSDSTIVATKPAINHSASFDFPVAEYKHQGNYSCVYEVELSTRRFNSTETGAIRVVIKLPLYNVPLVSSVTAGILLLLFVVLLVICLLCKRGRKAKQPGTLVQTQLAARVGSCHEDDREDYVNVCSVDTEKNLKEETVRVEEENIYEEPERYKGHDCDEVAPDSILRKTNDVFFRQEREERQEETSEVEDYYDSVIQPFNEPTLDIYEKQEDIYLDL, translated from the exons ATGGGAAGACACGACTGTAATCACAATGAGGACGCTGGTGTGATCTGTTCTG aaagCCTCACAAAGCCAACCATCTCCATGAATCCTGTTGGGGAGCTAAACTTGGATCAGAGTGTCAACATCACTTGTTCAATCTCGACTCAGATTTATGATGGAACGTTTTACTTGAGGAAGATCCCAGGTCATTCCAAAATGACCGAACGGCCAAATACAAATTCTGTCACCTTCAATATCCATAGAATGAGCTTCGATGATGAGGGATTGTACGCGTGTCAGTTCAAGAAAAGTGTCTCCGGTCAAGTCTTGACTG TGAGACTGCAACAGCCGAGTATCTCTCTCACATCTCCTAACACAGGGCTGGTCTGGAGTCCTGAAGGTGCAGAGGTCACCAGGGGTTACAGATTTATCTTCATCTGCTCCATTAACAGCAGCTACTCTGAGGGCCAATTCTTTCTCATCTCCTCTGACTCAACCATCGTTGCCACCAAGCCTGCAATCAACCACTCGGCCTCCTTTGACTTCCCTGTAGCTGAGTATAAACACCAGGGCAACTACAGCTGTGTGTATGAGGTCGAACTGTCTACAAGGAGATTTAATTCTACTGAAACAGGAGCAATCAGGGTTGTTATTAAAT TGCCTCTCTATAATGTGCCTCTGGTGTCCTCAGTAACTGCTGggatcctcctgctgctgtttgtagTGCTTTTGGTGATCTGTCTGCTCTGCAAAAGAGGACGAAAAGCCAAGCAGCCAGGAACCCTGGTCCAAACTCAAT TGGCTGCCAGAGTGGGGAGTTGTCATGAAGATGATAGAGAGGACTATGTGAATGTTTGTTCAGTTGACACCGAGAAGAATCTGAAAGAGGAAACGGTGAGAGTGGAAGAAGAGAATATATATGAGGAGCCAGAGAGATACAAGGGCCATGATTGTGATGAAGTGGCCCCAGATTCAATCTTGAGAAAGACCAACGATGTCTTTTTCAGACAAGAAAGAGAAGAACGACAAGAAGAAACCAGTGAAGTTGAAGATTACTATGACAGTGTAATCCAGCCATTTAATGAACCAACTTTAGACATCTATGAAAAACAGGAGGATATTTATCTAGACCTTTAG